The Candidatus Methylomirabilota bacterium genome includes a region encoding these proteins:
- a CDS encoding cupin domain-containing protein — MEIQELLQGRVARFVDRVADWDAFADARTEGFRRAQHRFIGVGASGKSDAKAIPADHFTLSIMFVPPGQGNAAHTHPVEEAFFILEGKVKVFLEDGQGARAETVLSKWDCISCPADVRHGFENVGLEGAYLQVMLGAGQPGLMDYADPELAKNRDAHLRPTRV, encoded by the coding sequence ATGGAAATCCAAGAGCTACTCCAGGGCCGCGTGGCCCGCTTCGTCGACCGCGTCGCCGACTGGGACGCCTTCGCGGACGCGCGCACGGAGGGCTTCCGCCGCGCTCAGCACCGCTTCATCGGGGTGGGCGCCTCCGGCAAGAGCGATGCGAAAGCGATTCCCGCCGATCACTTCACGCTCTCCATCATGTTCGTGCCGCCCGGCCAGGGCAACGCCGCGCACACGCACCCGGTCGAGGAGGCCTTCTTCATCCTCGAGGGCAAGGTCAAGGTCTTCCTCGAGGACGGCCAGGGTGCCCGCGCCGAGACGGTGCTGAGCAAGTGGGACTGCATCTCCTGCCCCGCCGACGTCCGGCATGGCTTCGAGAATGTCGGGCTGGAGGGCGCCTACCTGCAAGTCATGCTAGGCGCCGGACAGCCCGGGCTCATGGACTACGCGGATCCGGAGCTCGCGAAGAACCGCGACGCGCATCTCAGGCCCACTCGCGTCTGA